The following nucleotide sequence is from Cellvibrio sp. PSBB006.
CAAAGGAATACCCGACGAGGCTGACCATTCCATCGTCCACCCAAAGAAAAGATTTGTGGGAGCTATTCCTGCTTGCCTACGCGCACTTCATTCGGACACCGGAGAGACATGGCCGATAGCAGTGCTGCGAAATTGAGCTGTCTGTATAACATGTGAGCGAGAGTGTGGCAATTTCATCGGTAAAAATCGCGATGCATTTGGCAGACCATCAAGCAATTGCCGCCACATCCACCTTGCGTTGCTTTTCATAGAGAAAACTGAGGACTTGGTGGCGGTAGTGATTGTAAGTGGGGTCATCCGCCAGGGTAATGCGATTGCGCGGCCTTGGCAGGTTGATATCCAGAATTTCACCGATGGTCGCGGAGGGCCCATTAGTCATCATGACGATACGGTCCGATAACAACACGGCCTCATCAACATCGTGGGTAATCATCAATACAGTATTTTTTAATTCCGACTGAATCCGCATGACTTCATCCTGCAGGTGCGCGCGCGTTAACGCATCCAGCGCACCGAAGGGTTCATCCAGCAACAATACTTTCGGCTCCATGGCCAATGCGCGCGCAATGCCCACGCGTTGCTTCATACCGCCGGAAATTTCCGCCGGCCGTTTATTCAATGCATGCCCCATGTTGACCATCTCCAGATTTTTCACAATCCATTGATGACGTTCTGCCGCCGACTTGCTGTGCTTGAAAATTTTGTTCACCGCAATCGCCACATTTTCGTAAACCGTCAGCCAAGGCAAGAGTGAGTGATTCTGGAAAACCAGACTGCGATCCGGGCCAGGGTCATTGACTTCTTTACCATCGAGAATTACCACACCCGAGGTCGCGCGCAACAAGCCTGCCACAATATTAAGCACTGTGGATTTGCCGCAACCGGAGTGACCAATGATAGAAATGTACTCACCGCGCTCCACTTTTAAATTCACATTTTGCAACACATGGCTGGTGAGATCGCCGCGCGTAAAATCCATCGCCACCTGTTCGATTTGCAGATAACTGGCACCCATGATCAAGTCCTCTACTGTGCTGTGTCTGGTGCGTGTTCGTTAGCTGGCCGATGTACCCCGCGTAACGCG
It contains:
- a CDS encoding ABC transporter ATP-binding protein encodes the protein MGASYLQIEQVAMDFTRGDLTSHVLQNVNLKVERGEYISIIGHSGCGKSTVLNIVAGLLRATSGVVILDGKEVNDPGPDRSLVFQNHSLLPWLTVYENVAIAVNKIFKHSKSAAERHQWIVKNLEMVNMGHALNKRPAEISGGMKQRVGIARALAMEPKVLLLDEPFGALDALTRAHLQDEVMRIQSELKNTVLMITHDVDEAVLLSDRIVMMTNGPSATIGEILDINLPRPRNRITLADDPTYNHYRHQVLSFLYEKQRKVDVAAIA